A genomic window from Pseudomonadota bacterium includes:
- a CDS encoding biopolymer transporter ExbD → MRLKGNKKDYQKSNSINITPLIDVIFLLMIFFLMTINFNKSEGVLENKLPQTSSKTSSETPNDYETVKLRVKMIKDKNLLKIYLQERVVYNYNDLLHYLNQLPEDILIIFEPSDNVPFKHVIGVYNVCLKSKKNNIVFSVSS, encoded by the coding sequence ATGAGACTTAAAGGCAATAAAAAGGATTATCAAAAATCAAATTCTATCAACATAACGCCTCTTATTGATGTTATATTTCTTCTGATGATCTTTTTTTTAATGACAATTAATTTTAATAAGTCCGAAGGAGTTCTGGAAAACAAACTTCCTCAGACCAGCAGCAAAACAAGCTCTGAAACACCTAATGATTACGAAACTGTCAAATTACGGGTTAAAATGATAAAAGATAAGAATTTATTAAAAATTTATCTCCAGGAAAGGGTCGTGTATAATTATAACGACCTGCTGCATTATCTTAATCAGCTTCCCGAAGATATTCTGATTATATTCGAACCAAGCGACAATGTACCCTTTAAGCATGTAATAGGCGTTTACAATGTATGTCTTAAATCAAAAAAGAATAATATCGTATTTAGTGTTTCTTCTTAA